The following proteins are encoded in a genomic region of Triticum dicoccoides isolate Atlit2015 ecotype Zavitan chromosome 1B, WEW_v2.0, whole genome shotgun sequence:
- the LOC119337514 gene encoding uncharacterized protein LOC119337514: MEATSSLTRSLSLVPRPRRSSRAAKSPHMPTLSPAPRVLPLRRARSDADLLGSVPAAAPGSAGSVLLRSPRPGTLGERDDAPMEDCFDGSGAGKGNNSSGRGGGSGGAGGNGQSAGMGEHYRRVLRLEPDNPLLLRNYGKYLHEVERDLAGAEEYYGRALLACPGDADLLSLYGRVLWEANQDKERAVQAAPDDCYVLGSYASFLWDAEDEDEEEASTAAASSPALVPAC, translated from the exons ATGGAAGCCACCTCGTCCCTCACGCGCTCCCTCTCCCTCGTCCCCCGCCCCCGCCGCTCTTCCCGCGCCGCGAAGTCCCCGCACATGCCCACCCTCTCCCCGGCGCCGCGCGTCCTCCCGCTCCGCCGCGCCAGGTCGGACGCCGACCTCCTCGGATCCGTCCCCGCCGCGGCGCCAGGCTCCGCCGGCTCCGTCCTCCTCCGCTCGCCCCGCCCAGGCACCCTCGGGGAGAGAGACGACGCGCCGATGGAAGACTGCTTCGACGGCTCGGGCGCCGGCAAGGGCAACAACAGCTCCGGCCGCGGCGGGGGCAGCGGAGGCGCCGGCGGCAACGGCCAGAGCGCCGGCATGGGGGAGCACTACCGCAGGGTGCTGAGGCTGGAGCCGGACAACCCGCTGCTGCTGCGCAACTACGGCAAGTACCTGCACGAGGTGGAGCGCGACCTGGCGGGCGCCGAGGAGTACTACGGCCGCGCCCTGCTCGCCTGCCCCGGCGACGCCGACCTGCTCAGCCTCTACGGCCGCGTCCTCTGGGAGGCCAACCAGGACAAGGAGCGCGCCGTCCAGGCCGCGCCAGACGACTG CTATGTGCTGGGATCGTACGCGAGCTTCCTGTGGgacgccgaggacgaggacgaggaagaagcgaGCACGGCGGCGGCCAGCTCTCCGGCGTTGGTGCCGGCCTGCTGA